DNA sequence from the Candidatus Omnitrophota bacterium genome:
ACCAAACCACCTTGCCTCTGGCATAAAGAGGCTCTCCTTTATCAGGAATATCCAGCCATAGCTCTAAATTTGTGTTAACTGCAAGGCCTTCCTTTGAAATAAGGCCGACTCCTTTGGCGCTTAAGTCAACTGTCCTTGCCGTGCCTTCTTCGTAAGTCTCGGAGTTAAGAAACCTTACCGGAAACTCAAGCTTAAAACGTTCAAACACTCTTTTATCATCCATTCTCTCTGTGTCTATTCCCATTTTTGCACCTCCTTCTTGTTTCGCTGCACTCCACCAATTCTTTATCAGATGATTCGGATAGTTGCGCAACATGAATTTGTACAATTGCTCTTTCTCTGAATCTTGCAGTTTCGTAAAATACAAGCCGTAGATGTTGGTGCCCTCAATTTCCTTGTGCCAGACCACCCAAGACTCAACGTCAAGAGTCAGGTCTTCTGAAAGAAATAACTTAAATTTAATAAACGTGTCTTTCAAAAGCTTCAAACCAAATACTGCCTTTATCCCCTTGAAATTCATGTCAATAATCTTGCATTCGCAAGTTGCCTGTGCTCCATCAAACTTAACACTCGCGCTTTTTTCCAATTGCCACCTGCTTATCTGCCTTCTGTCATCCATTTTCTCTCTCACCTCCTTTCTATTATTTTAGAAACTGTTTCCGAGTTGTTCGGGACAATGTTCCCTGCAATCTAATTATTTGTATTTCAATTTCTTTAAAATCAAAACCCCTATAGATTTTATTAAAAATAAAACTATTGTAATTAACCATGAAATAGGAATAATACTAATAAATATTTCAACAAAATTATTCTCTACACTTTTAAATAACAGAATTAAGGTAGAA
Encoded proteins:
- a CDS encoding PilZ domain-containing protein; this encodes MDDRRQISRWQLEKSASVKFDGAQATCECKIIDMNFKGIKAVFGLKLLKDTFIKFKLFLSEDLTLDVESWVVWHKEIEGTNIYGLYFTKLQDSEKEQLYKFMLRNYPNHLIKNWWSAAKQEGGAKMGIDTERMDDKRVFERFKLEFPVRFLNSETYEEGTARTVDLSAKGVGLISKEGLAVNTNLELWLDIPDKGEPLYARGKVVWSQLTPSNENRMGINLERADLMGLSRALRTKSS